From Alligator mississippiensis isolate rAllMis1 chromosome 1, rAllMis1, whole genome shotgun sequence:
CTCCTGCTTGACTGATTTTTACAGGTAgaatgaataatttaaaaaagatgCCTGTCTTGGTTCAtcatcctttttcttcttttcagacCAGCATTTCTGTTCCACACTGTTTTTTCCAGAGGGCTGGGTTTTAAGACTTGTTTCCTACAGAACTGCTATCACTGATCTTTTAAAAGTATGATTTCATGTAATGGcttatacatttttctttcttccattctATGCCAAGTAAATCTCAGAAGCTTGTGAGCACTGTTAGGTCATAATCATTAAATGATAACATCCAGGTTGACTACTACTTGCTGAATTTCTCCAGAGGACCTGAATTCATtcatatatttagaaaaaaagatgGTGTCTTCATACTTTCTGTTTAGAGCtgggattatttatttatttatttatttatttggttcaAGTGCTATTACTTGAACAGCCTATTTAATATTGACAAACTCTGAAGTAAACACTGTGAACCATGCATGCATTCCCTTTGCATATAGAGTACACTGAAAATACTCCAAAGTAACCAGGTTGTGTCTGAACCCTAAGTTGTGATTTTTCTCATGTTTCCATGAAAGCTGGTTTGAGGTTAGTTTGTGAAGCAAAGATGAAATATAAATGGAATCTTTGGTAGTTCATCCTCTCCTGAACCTGTTCTGTATTTATCAATTTCaattgcaaatatttttctttctcacaAATGGGTCTAAGGAAATTGTGCCTCCAATagtcttctccttctccttctccttcttcttccaCAAGTCAGGAAATCAGATTTATTAAGCTACACTTTAACATCTTGCATGGATACATTGCGCTTTCATTTACATGAGAACACAGCACTGGCAATGTGACCAACTATTTGGTAAATAAGGTGTTGGGctacaacagaaaaaaagcagcactttCTTTTTGCTAATTGCAGAGTTAGTGTTGAGATTTTAATGACATAAGGCAAAGAGGGCTTCTGTATTATTTTAAGTAATTAGCTAGCTAGCTGGATGTAAACTTACTGTGTAACAGAGTGATTTGTTTTTTGAGGGTCCAGTTGCAGGGAGGTAttgaaaatttaatttaatttttgtaaCATTTTTATACATATCACTATTCACTAAGAAGGCTCTGGAATTTAACagtaaatatatttaattaaactTTTAATTTTTAGAAATTCCTGTTGCCCTCTGTTGCTGTTCTGGTTCACGAGAGATGCAAAAGAATACACCATTCTTAGATCTAGGGCGGTACAAATAGCAGACATACTAGCTAATTTGCTACTCACAGCAATCCAGAATAATGCATTCTGAGATGCATGTAATTATCGACAGCCTGGTTAAGTGAACACAATCTAATACTCCTTTGCAGTTCATCTGTAAAGAGCATGGCCATGATGCCATGCTTAGACATTAATGGGAGTCCAGTTGCTTTCTAGCTGAATGAGACTGAAAAGACTTTGGAGACAGAGAGAAGGCGATGGCAAATTCCTGTGGGATTCTGAACTTAAAATGCAGTGGTTCTAAGCATGCTTCTGCTATGAAAAATGGTATTACACAGTTCCTTTGCTGTTTATTAACTCTGTTGGATGAATTTTGCTCAGCTTTCACAGAAGACAGTGTTGTTTTTATCACTAGCTCCCCTCTGGATTTGAAAGAATTTGGAGTCTTTCCATTCTGTGCTTTGTCAGAGTTAATGAATTTCtgttaattagcaagctgtgctaattaaaagcggcCATGTGTCACGTGTATCATTGTCACTGTGCATCTCCGCACTGAAAAAATGTCAGCGGGGCGGTTTCAAATATAAAGTTcattggacatgttttatttcaaagtataTTGCTGCCATTTTGTCAGCACGCAGATGCACAGCAACGGTGAtgcatgaggctgccagagcgcaTCAATTTCCatactctagcagactcaattgagtctgctctgatgcgctggattttcagtgcatcagagcaggctccctgcatgtgtataggagcccttagtCTTCAAATTGTGCCTTCAGTTAGTTATATCTGTGCAACGGCACTTGCTCTGCCATTGATAGATTCAGTTAATTGGGTGATTGAGCCAGAACACACTCTCAgtaaaagctgttttttttttctattgtgaGCCAATCTCTTAGTAtttcttttgtgtttgttttctggcTGCCTAGAAGCCGTGGTCATAGGACAGCAAGCAATGCAGTCTGTGACCTTGGGAGCAAACCTGTAGATTGAGGCAGTGCCATTTTCAGGCAGTAGACCTGTGCTTTTCAATTTCTTTCACGTGCTTGAAAGCTCTGGCATTGAGATCTTGGAAGCATCATGACGGTAAAAAAATTACCTTAGCCCACCTCTGTTATCCAGTGTTCCCATGTCACGGTGGCTGTTCATGAAGGTTGCTTTCACTGATGTCTGATCAGTTTCTCTGTGAAATCAAGAAGAGCAGTTTCAACACCTCTCTAGGGAACGGCAAAGCCTGCCTCTCAAAATAGGATTTAGCTAGGCTTTATGCACCATTTAAATCTTCAACATGGGCCACAAATGTCTTTTAAGGAATTCAGTGTTGTCTGCCCATTAAGTGCATCTTGCCTGAAGCAGAATTTTAGTGCCAATGCAGCCAATTTTTTGCTGTAGCACATCCTGGGAGGTGACCTCTGTGAGGGTTGATCTTTAATTGTTGGACTACATTTGAATTGTAATTTTGTTCCCTGTGCTCTTTTTCTAGGCTATGGCTGTATTGTTCTCAAATTTTGTCATTATAACAACAGCATTCCTATTCCGGATAGTGTTGAAGTAAGTTTCTATTAAAGCAAAATGTTAAGTGTTTCTTCTGTCATCCAACTGGAGAAGTTTGTTGGAATCCTCCTCTTTGTGTAACAGCTATcgttatttttaaagcttttttattttctaGTGTCTTTGGGACACAAGCCATGGGGATGGATGGTTTAACCTTACTATTAAATATGAAATGTGCCGTGTTTAGACCTCCTGCAGATTTGGCAATTGTTCTTGTGTGACTGATATACAAATGGGATCATAACTGTGTAGTTAATATGTGGCCTCACTAGAGTTGTGGTTGTTTGGGTGCTAGAAGTGTGCCTTTCCATATGTTAGTgtgatttattttccttttaagtttACCTTTTGGTTCTGAAATTCTTGAGTTTGCATTACCTCTTTCAGGGACCATTGCAACATGCTTCTGTTATTTTCTTATGCTTAAGTTACTGACTCCATTTCAATATTAACTGTGAATTTATGGAGTGTTATACTCCTgtattcaggggtgtaggttgtagccgtgttggtttaaggacacaggcagacaaggttctttggttaaatctaatatcttttattagaccaactcaaatagttggaaaaattcttcttagctaagaatttttccaggtatttgagttggtttaataaaagatatcggatttacccaaagaaacttgcctgcctataCTCCTGTATTgtcatttttagaaaaataaatggcAAGTCACTCTCCTGAGGATTCATTGAACAGATATTATTAGAGTTGCTAGAAATGGTCACAAACATTTTTGTCAAACTGTTGAATTTGATGAAAAGGGGGATAATTTTTTTGAGGAAAATTGCTGTGAAAATCTTTGCCATGTTATTGACTGATCATACATGATGAAAAACAAAGATTAAATACATGGGAGAATGAGGTACAATAGTGTAGTGTAAAGGTGTACTCAGTCTTACTGTGCCAGTGATGGGTTTTCAGTTTGATCTGCTTAGTTAAATGAAATCATATTCTAAAAATGTAGGCTTatgttcttttttctcttttttttttttttttttttttcttcatatgtTACCTTGTTTGGTTCTCCTGTGTCCTCCCCCCtacttaaaaataatattttgcttaTTGAGGCTCTAAGGGGATGCATATGCTATAAGCTTTTACAAACCTCCCTATTTTTAATCAAaatgagttttggggttttttttgttgtcagTCTGATTAAAATGTTTAGTCCTTTGTTGTTTAGTTTTCAGTCTTTGTGATGTCATGATTTCGTATGTTCTCCTATGGCCATCATTTTTCAAAGtaaataaggaagaatttctgaaGATAAAGAACAGTCAATATAATTTTGACAGTCTTGCAGGCTACGTTAATACTTCTGTGAGGAAAAGGGCACAAAAATTGGATTGACTTTCAAAGACTTGCAAAAAAGGATTTCTTCgaatatacacacacgcatgcacgtatgtgcatgtgtgtgttgtatacatacactcacacatgtatataaaaataaaatcgcCTAATCACCTGCCCAGAGTTCTTACTTTTGCATCTCCATCATGAGTCAGGTAGGAGCTCCCTTTGCTGCTATCTGGCATGTGGGCTCTTTGATGCCTGAGTTGACAACTCGGGTAAAACCCTGGCCCTTGCAGTCAGCCTTTTATCATTGCCTCAACAAAGGCAGGATTTTTCACTCTCTGATTGGAGTTGTGTATGGTGTAGTAGTTTCCTGTTTCAGCTCCTTGTTTGTTCTCCTCACATTTAACCTCTGTCACTGAACTTGTAACCAATACCAATTTGGGGGGTTTGGGCTGCTTTTTCTTCTCACAGACGGCGGCTCTCCTGGGTGCAGTGGGCCTCATTGCTGATTTTGTTCCTGTCCATCATAGCTCTGACTGCTGGGACCGGAAGCCATCAGAATGGCTTGGCTGCCCACGGATTTCATCATGACATGTTTTTCAGCCCATCAAACAGCTGCCTTCAATACTCCAGGCTCGAAAGAGAGTGCTGGGGAAGGAGTAACTGCACAGTATCTGGGCTCTTTCCCACCTTCAGGTGGAacatcactgccaccacagcagGAGCTTTGAAAACCCTCCGCCTGGGCCTGGGCCACCTCCTCATCCTGGTGCAGTGCTTCATCTCTGCTCTGGCCAATATCTACAATGAAAAGATTCTGAAAGAAGGAGACCAACTCACTGAAAGCATCTTTGTGCAGAACAGCAAACTCTATGTATTTGGGGTGCTGTTTAACGGGCTAATCCTAGCCGTGCACTCTGACTACTACAGGCAGATACAGTCCTGTGGCTTGTTTTATGGGCACAACACCTTCTCCATAGCCCTCATTTTTGTCACGGCCCTCATGGGACTCTCTGTGGCCTTCATCTTGAAGTTTCAAGACAACATGTTCCATGTCATGACTGCCCAGGTCACCACGGTGGTAATCACCACTGTGTCAGTCATAGTCTTTGACTTCAAACCTTCTCTGGAGTTCTTCTTGGAAGCTCCTGTGGTGCTTCTCTCCATATTTATCTACAACGCCAGCAAGCCATGTGGGCAAGAATACGCTGTTCAGGGGGAAAGGAGCAAAATTCTCAGTGGAGATGTGTGGGAACGTTCCAGTGGGGTAAGGTTTTTAAGACGCTTGTTTTTCTCTGTCAAGCTGACTGTTCAGATGATTTGCTGCACCTATGGGTGGCACTTGAGATTCAGCCAAAATTGTCACGTTAATTTAAACTCTATAAGCTTAGTCTTTTAAATAGGTTAGCCCCTATTTTAGCTCAATACTAGTGTTGTTTGCAGTTCCTGTCTCCTATCCTAAGGCCTAGCTGAGGACCCTGCCTTCCCATCTCTAATCTCAGATGATCTTGCAGGCACTTCAGCTTGAATTAACCTTTCTCCTACAGTGTTTGCAACCCAGATACCCCACCTGCTCATACCGGTACATGGGAACTTATTATAATCAAGTTGAAATCAAGTCTGTTTTTACCCCTGGAGCTCAGCCAGTTGCTGAAAGTAGATAAACAGTGTAACTGGAATAAAGTAGATTGGGTGTTAACATTCTTCCAGTTCTAAAAATCTAAGATATTTCAAGAAACCCAGGTAAGGATTTTTACTCTAAGAGTTTTAACGTGATTTTTCCGCTATATACTTTTTGCTCTTTGAATAGTAATACAGGCATTAAAATTTGCGGAAACCTTTTTATGGAAAGTGCTTGCTCACCCATTTTACATTTAGGGTGAAATGAGAAATAAGTCTGAGATACAGGTGGGAGATGGACaagatcccagaagactggaaaagggcaacagTGCCCAactttaaaaaaggggaaaaggaggacccagggaattggACTGGTCAGTCTAAATTCAGTACCCAGAAAGTTACTGGAGCAAATTTATAAAGAAGTGAATGTGTGTTTGTCTAAAGGAAGTGATCACTAGCAGCTGGCATGAGTTTGTTAAGAACAGATCATGCCAAACTAACTTAATCTtcttttgacaaagtaactagttCTGTGGATAAAGGGCATGCAATGGTTATACTGTATTaggactttagtaaggcttttggtAAACTCCCATATAACTTTctcataaatagggacctaccaaaattgtgaTTTCGTGGATATtgtgaaatccagcattgcccaaGAAATCCATCAGTGCCTGCCAAATCCATGAAGTCCatggaggggtgaggggggggaaTCTTACTGGAAAGTGTGCTGTAGCAGCCCACTcgggtggggaagtgggggtcTGCCCGCTCAAGGGGCTGCTGGCAAGaagcctgcctcccacccctgcccctcaccactgattggctgcaagggctgtctgtcatgcaagGGCTGTCACCCCTTCACCAGTCAGAAAGTGgcagggctacatgacaggcagctattGCAGCCAGTCAGTGGCGAGGGGCAGAACCACCAGGACCCCTTGGccagagctgtggggggggggagggagggtgctgtgTTCCACCCGTGCAATGGCTACTGGGCTCCATGTTCTGCCCGTGAAatcggtgggggggaggggcagcaccctgaatttggtaggtccctacttataagTAAACTGGAGAGATGTGCACTAGATAAAATTGCTATAAGGCAGATACAGAATTGACTCAATAATTGGAAACAAAAGGTAATTCTAAATGGATCAGTGTCAGAATGGTAGGAGTTTTAAAGTGACGCTGCATAGGGGTCCTTCCTGGGTCCAGTACTGTTTAACGTGTTTGCTAATAATTTGGTTGCCAAAATAGAGAGGTTCCTGATCAAGTCTGCAGATTAAATGAAACTGGGAGATATTGACACATTTGTGGGGATAGGAGTagattcagaaggatcttgatagaCTGGAAGCTGGGCTAGAGACAACAGGATTAAGTTCAACACAGATGTATGTATATTATGGCCACGTTCTGTGAGCAGCATATAGTCCTGGGAAATTTAATTTAACCCTGAAAGTGGGGAGTAAATGTTTCCTCACCGTTCTATACTCTGCCATTGCTGAGTGATGGTTAATAGATATACAAATAATGTGTATAATCACATGTTTGTGAAATCAGGCATGTTTTAGACCGTGTACTTAGTCAACTAGGGGGATGGGGAAAATTATTCAGCACCTCTGTGTAAAGGAAGAAAAAGGTCTCCATGGAGGAAGGAGCATGTCTGTTAATACAACTGCATCCATTGGACtaaggaaaatgaaaagaaagccaACACAGAAGAATGGTGAaatattttttcaattaaaaacaaatctggGGACTTTCCCTCATGAATAGCTGTCTGTTCTATCCAAGACAAGGGTTTAATGTGAAAGAGATTTAAAGCACAAGCCCTTGATTTCACAATTATAGCTGGACTGCTTCAAAATAAGTGTTTCTTGCATGCTTGGCAAAAGGAAAATTTGCTCATAATtaactgttttttattttttgtttttcccacCCCCTTCTGGGTCCTGTAGGATGGAGAGGAGCTTGAGAGACTGACCAAAGCAAATAGTGATGCTGATACTGATGAAGATGCCTTCTAGCCTGGGGTGGTACAGATGAGTGCTGGGCAGTCTTCAAGAGAGCAGCTGGAATGCCCTTCAGAATGTGGAAGAGTCTTTTTTACTGTGCAGAGCAATTGAGAATGTGTTTTTTggtggccccaggggaggggTGATGGTGGAGTTTACTGTTTTCAAGTTGTGCCAGTAACTCAAACACATCAGGGTAAGTTTCAGGGTTGGAGGTGATTACAGATGAGTAAACCCCGTGGTGTACCAGAGGTAGGAAAGGAACACTGTAGAATCACTAGCTTGATCCATGTAAATTGCAGTGTATGCTGTATTCTCCTCTCGCATCAGTGTAAATCATGAGCTAAGCGCAATGAAGTCAATGTAAAGGGGTGGAGAATATGTGGCCCTTAGTCTTCTCAATCGGGATGATCCAAGAGCTGAGTGTCAGCCCAGCAGTTTGAAAGTAAAGGCGGAGCACTAGTGTTCATGCGCGCCATATTGACAGTGTTGACTCCCCTCCTAGGCAAAGGGCCTCATCCTACAAACATTCTGTCAGTATTGATCCTGGCTCACCCTCAGTTGCTCTGTGGCTTGGCCCCCTAACATCATCGTGTGCCATCAGCATGTGGAATGCTGCCTAAGCTATAGGTACTCATATCTGAATTTTTATTAACATGTTTGTTAGTGTAATGTCCTTCTCTTCTGTTCTTTTGACAAATGGTTCCATAGCTGCAGAACCAGTTTCTTCACCATTCCAGTAGCTTTTGGGAGTTGATGAGCATCTGTTACGTTACTACAACTTACAAGCACTTTTGAGCTGTTTTGGTAACGTGACTGGTATAGCCGATTGGAAGACCAGCTTCCCCGCTCATCCGAAATATgaggggcttttttgtttttaaaatggatCTTGTTGCATCTTCCTCTAGTTTGAAAATTCTTATGCCTTGTGCGTCTGTCTGGAATTATAGTTTGTCCATTGCAGTCCATTGGAGAGTTCTGTTCTATGTCACTGAAAACAAAATTATGCTGAAACCGTATTTCACTCTTTTGTCAATACAAAATAATgacttttttaaatttaaaggaaATTGGCAAGAGAAACTTGgcccccaaaatattttttgtacaaGCTTTCtaaaaaaattttgaaatttcCATGATCTCAAAAGGAATCAAGTGTAATCTACAGAAAACCTGTATATTTTTATGCAGTGTTTGTGGCGCAGAGCTCCAGTGCATGGCCTGTGATAATTACATTGACTGGAGACTGTAGCATAATTTGGCCAGGCTATTCCTTGTGTCCATACTTAGAGAAATGGAAGAAGAAAATGCTGTGGATTATGAAAGGCACATTGAATTATGGAAACAATTCCTGTTAACACTGTACAACATGGTTGGGAAGATTGAGCATCTCCTGAGGTCTAATTTTTCTACAGGTTTGGCCATTTTGCCCAGAACATTTTGACTTTCAACCCAAGTTACCCTGTTCATACAACAGGGATAAAAATACCATTATCAACCTCACAGGGATGTCGTGAGGATTAATTGTTGAATTTGAGTCTCTGTACAACTCTACAAACACTCCATTAAGTGTTATTTTAATAATTAAGTTATTACTAGTACCACAAGTAAGGAGACCTGTTTACAAATATGGAGGCAAATTCACTGCTATATTCTGGTTGCTTTACAGCATTGTGGCTATGCAGAGTAGCCATGAACCCAGTTTAATCAGACAGTTGCTTTGAATCTGCCTCATTCGTTTTAATCTAATAATGTATATTGAGACAAGCCATTTGGCTTAGGGAGGTATTGTTCCCTATTACAGGGATGCCTTTGTAACAAACATTGAGTTTTACATGTAATTTATCAGACCTAATGGTGAAATAAATTTGAATAAATTAAAGTATGAATAATAAATCCACAGGCTGACAGTGGTCCTGATTCTGATTAAATCCCAGCTTATGCTtatgggaggaggggctggattTGTCATGCCAGTGCATGTGGCTCCTTGCTTTTTTCAGAGGTCCTCATTGATTTAGTAAGATTGTTTAGTGAAAAGTGGGGGTCTAAAATTGAACCTCGCATGAGATATAAGTCCCATTGCTGTGTATACATAAGAACATATgaagtgccatactggatcagaccaatggTCTGTCAAACCTAGTATCTCATTTCCAACTGTGGCAGAAGTAGATGCtgtagagggagagcattgaactagATATCTCCAGAGTGGTCTATGccctattcattaccctccctgtCATCCATCATtactggtttagagatgccagaggaaacatatCCAACCGCTCTGTTCCATGACCATTAATAGATTTATCATCCATTAAtttatccagtctctttttgGACCTGGCTGTGCTATCTGtgtccaccacctcctgtggcaataaattctacaagttaactatgtattgcgttaaaaaaaaaaaaatgaacttccccttgttagttttaaacctgtcacctactacTGTCAGGTGAGACCCTAGTTCCACTGTTCTGGGACTCAGTGAGCAAGAGTTCCCTGTTCGCTcagtccacacccttcatgattttatagatctctatcatatcccccctcagccgcctcctttccaaactgaagagtcctagcctttttagtctttcCTGATATGGCAAATGCTTCATGCCTctttatcattttggttgcccttctctgaaccTTTTCTAGTTATACTACCAGTACCTCCTTTTTTGAGGTGTGGAGACTAGAACTGCATACAGTATTGAAGATGTgggcacaccatggatttatataatggcatgatgatgttgtctgttttgttttcgattcccttcttaatgataaCCAACAACAGGTGCAAGTCACTTGTATTGGAATGAGCCCTGTCATTAGGCCATACTAAAGGATGTAGCAGTCAGCTATTGATGTGTTTCTCAGAGGTTGAAGGCAATCCTGCTGTTTCCCTTGTGCTCCACAATCTACCCTAGGCATCATGTACTAATCACGTATGAATACATATCCTGTTGGTGGTTGACTGCTATATTAATACTGACCTGGTTAGTTCATTGGTCCCATCAAATATggtagctgcagccaacacctgtTAAGTTGCATGTGGGATTTCCCTCCCCATTCCTACAGGAACCAGCTTCTGAACTGCACATAATAAgggttgatttttttatttttttttaaggctcaGACTAGTATGAATTCAGGAATAAGGACCCTATTGTGGCACTTGTTTCTAGCCCACCTTATTTACAGA
This genomic window contains:
- the SLC35A5 gene encoding probable UDP-sugar transporter protein SLC35A5 isoform X2, whose protein sequence is METKCCRQSVWCSKSSTHAVLLGGVYVTLGSSRILMMKYSANERNKYDYLPATVNVCSELVKLVLSMIAALWVTRRGKLCHHFGCTSWREFCSYMKWSIPAFLYFLDNLIIFYVLSYLQPAMAVLFSNFVIITTAFLFRIVLKRRLSWVQWASLLILFLSIIALTAGTGSHQNGLAAHGFHHDMFFSPSNSCLQYSRLERECWGRSNCTVSGLFPTFRWNITATTAGALKTLRLGLGHLLILVQCFISALANIYNEKILKEGDQLTESIFVQNSKLYVFGVLFNGLILAVHSDYYRQIQSCGLFYGHNTFSIALIFVTALMGLSVAFILKFQDNMFHVMTAQVTTVVITTVSVIVFDFKPSLEFFLEAPVVLLSIFIYNASKPCGQEYAVQGERSKILSGDVWERSSGDGEELERLTKANSDADTDEDAF
- the SLC35A5 gene encoding probable UDP-sugar transporter protein SLC35A5 isoform X1 is translated as METKCCRQSVWCSKSSTHAVLLGGVYVTLGSSRILMMKYSANERNKYDYLPATVNVCSELVKLVLSMIAALWVTRRAGKLCHHFGCTSWREFCSYMKWSIPAFLYFLDNLIIFYVLSYLQPAMAVLFSNFVIITTAFLFRIVLKRRLSWVQWASLLILFLSIIALTAGTGSHQNGLAAHGFHHDMFFSPSNSCLQYSRLERECWGRSNCTVSGLFPTFRWNITATTAGALKTLRLGLGHLLILVQCFISALANIYNEKILKEGDQLTESIFVQNSKLYVFGVLFNGLILAVHSDYYRQIQSCGLFYGHNTFSIALIFVTALMGLSVAFILKFQDNMFHVMTAQVTTVVITTVSVIVFDFKPSLEFFLEAPVVLLSIFIYNASKPCGQEYAVQGERSKILSGDVWERSSGDGEELERLTKANSDADTDEDAF